The Nocardia arthritidis genome has a window encoding:
- a CDS encoding alpha/beta hydrolase family protein, with protein MRSLRPLLLASVLFTVLLAPAAAAEPAPAAQSTDVTFTGGGGTTLHGSVIASAATPSGAPGIVLVGGAGSGPRTEYLAEARAFAAAGITALIYDKRTTGYSRTHRDFDLLADDALAAVETLRHTPGVRADQVGLWGFSEGGWVAPAVAARSADVAFLITLGAPGFTPLRTQTWSLAETLRHHGDTGPLAGVVAGPAARLLGETGAFPEAAFDPLPGLRGVHVPVLALWGARDVQVPPAESAAVLRDSLTASPSVTIRFVAGGAHNGRSTTDGFDRPGAAAGPGAPRGAFAPGYLDTMTGWVNQVANAAAPVSSAEPVPAQARSSTDPGHGWWASAWVQLVVFAAVLAGFLASLFMNRRLGSARPSALFGLLSLVATVVYVESILAQSARTVGPVVAGRPLIWLILQGLAILTVALLAVTAAAAVRDRAAASRAGLVVLLAAGSAWLAWAITWGLFAIR; from the coding sequence ATGCGCTCCCTTCGCCCACTTCTGCTGGCATCGGTGCTGTTCACCGTTCTCCTCGCCCCGGCGGCCGCGGCCGAACCCGCGCCGGCGGCGCAGAGCACGGACGTCACGTTCACCGGTGGCGGCGGGACGACCCTGCACGGCAGCGTGATCGCCTCGGCCGCAACACCTTCCGGTGCACCCGGCATCGTCCTGGTCGGCGGCGCCGGATCCGGGCCGCGCACGGAATATCTCGCCGAGGCCCGCGCCTTCGCGGCGGCCGGGATCACCGCATTGATCTACGACAAACGAACCACGGGCTACTCACGCACCCACCGCGACTTCGACCTGCTCGCCGACGACGCCCTCGCCGCGGTCGAAACCCTGCGCCACACACCGGGAGTGCGAGCCGATCAGGTAGGGCTGTGGGGATTCAGCGAGGGCGGGTGGGTCGCACCGGCGGTCGCCGCGCGATCCGCCGACGTCGCATTCCTGATAACCCTCGGAGCCCCCGGGTTCACGCCATTGCGCACGCAGACCTGGAGCCTGGCCGAAACCCTTCGCCACCACGGCGATACCGGTCCGCTCGCCGGGGTCGTCGCGGGGCCCGCCGCCCGATTGCTCGGCGAGACCGGGGCGTTCCCCGAAGCCGCATTCGATCCGCTACCGGGATTGCGCGGCGTGCACGTCCCGGTGCTGGCGCTGTGGGGAGCTCGGGACGTACAGGTACCGCCTGCGGAAAGCGCTGCGGTGCTGCGGGATTCGCTGACCGCATCCCCTTCGGTGACCATCCGCTTCGTCGCGGGCGGCGCCCACAACGGGCGCTCGACCACCGACGGCTTCGACCGGCCGGGCGCCGCGGCGGGTCCGGGCGCGCCGCGCGGGGCCTTCGCTCCCGGCTACCTCGACACGATGACCGGATGGGTGAACCAGGTCGCGAACGCCGCCGCACCGGTTTCGTCGGCGGAACCGGTTCCGGCGCAGGCGCGTTCGAGTACCGACCCGGGCCACGGTTGGTGGGCCTCGGCGTGGGTCCAGTTGGTGGTGTTCGCCGCCGTGCTGGCCGGATTCCTCGCATCCCTGTTCATGAACCGCCGCCTCGGATCGGCTCGGCCGTCGGCGCTGTTCGGGTTGCTCTCCCTGGTCGCGACCGTGGTGTATGTGGAGTCGATCCTCGCCCAGTCCGCGCGGACCGTCGGCCCGGTGGTCGCGGGCCGGCCGCTCATCTGGCTGATCCTGCAGGGTCTCGCGATACTCACCGTCGCGCTGCTGGCCGTCACCGCGGCCGCGGCGGTGCGCGACCGGGCCGCGGCATCGCGCGCCGGGCTCGTCGTTCTGCTCGCCGCCGGGTCCGCCTGGCTGGCTTGGGCCATCACCTGGGGCCTGTTCGCCATTCGATGA
- a CDS encoding M28 family peptidase produces MSRRPRRLLRRLMIFSAAAALSAAMATAPSGAEPANGEDPSWSGCFHRVNDTAEKLLPCIRAADLEHHMRAFQAIADANPGPDGHPSRNSGEPGYKASADYVAEIMRHSGYDVTIQNYKFFYFAFTGLPKFSETSPTPHDYTVVTDWNPGQAQGSATAPLQAAGGIVIPPTPAPSSTSGCTAADFTGFTAGHIALIQRGGCSYGVKVQNAQTAGATGVIIFNEGNPGRTGVVNGSLVDANGNRIVPQIPVAFTSFATGSDLLTQVNAGGSAVPTMTIDVQAVVNPNADDYNVIADSKEGDPDHTVVVDAHLDAIYGAGMLDNASGSTTILNIAQLLHKAKPHNKLRFIWFGGEELGLLGSTYYVNNLSAADKAKIGYDLDADVTATPNYDVGVLDPAGVDLFTRTVSTQFPPNVYKPSQVARDLGIKYFDSIGKKNILFSPVGTDAFTFNQAGIPASGVLTGQDCCKLDSDVALFGGTTGNFEGNVPGTDGGCVDNPFRWCDNFDNNDFAVMEFMSRGFGNMVINMAMADPLPTAAPAAPEAAPRTSSPATAGSRTAPTS; encoded by the coding sequence ATGTCACGACGTCCTCGACGGCTGCTCCGCCGATTAATGATCTTCTCGGCGGCAGCCGCCTTGTCGGCCGCCATGGCCACGGCGCCATCCGGCGCCGAGCCCGCGAACGGCGAGGACCCGAGCTGGTCCGGCTGCTTTCACCGCGTGAACGACACCGCGGAAAAGCTGCTGCCCTGTATTCGGGCGGCGGATCTGGAGCACCATATGCGTGCTTTCCAAGCGATCGCCGATGCCAATCCGGGCCCCGACGGCCACCCCTCCCGCAACTCCGGCGAACCGGGTTACAAGGCGTCGGCGGATTACGTAGCCGAAATCATGCGCCATAGCGGTTATGACGTAACGATCCAGAACTACAAGTTCTTCTACTTCGCTTTCACGGGACTGCCGAAATTCAGCGAAACATCGCCTACGCCACATGATTACACCGTCGTCACCGACTGGAATCCCGGCCAGGCCCAAGGGTCGGCCACGGCGCCCCTGCAAGCCGCGGGCGGAATCGTCATCCCGCCGACCCCGGCGCCCAGCTCGACCAGCGGTTGCACCGCCGCCGATTTCACGGGTTTCACGGCGGGCCATATCGCGCTGATCCAGCGCGGCGGCTGCTCCTACGGCGTCAAGGTGCAGAACGCCCAAACGGCGGGCGCCACCGGAGTGATCATCTTCAACGAGGGGAATCCGGGGCGAACCGGCGTCGTCAACGGCAGCCTGGTGGACGCCAACGGCAACCGGATCGTGCCGCAGATCCCGGTCGCGTTCACCTCGTTCGCGACGGGCAGCGACCTGCTCACCCAGGTCAACGCGGGCGGATCCGCGGTACCGACGATGACCATCGACGTGCAGGCGGTGGTGAATCCGAATGCCGATGATTACAACGTGATCGCCGACTCCAAGGAAGGCGACCCGGACCACACCGTCGTCGTGGACGCGCATCTGGACGCCATTTACGGCGCCGGGATGCTCGACAACGCCTCCGGCTCGACGACGATCCTGAACATCGCCCAACTGCTGCACAAGGCCAAGCCGCACAACAAGTTACGGTTCATCTGGTTCGGCGGCGAGGAACTCGGCCTGCTGGGTTCGACGTACTACGTCAACAATCTCAGCGCGGCCGATAAGGCCAAGATCGGATACGACCTGGACGCGGACGTGACCGCGACGCCCAATTACGATGTCGGCGTGCTCGACCCGGCCGGGGTGGACCTGTTCACCCGTACCGTCTCCACCCAGTTCCCGCCGAACGTGTACAAACCGTCGCAGGTCGCCCGGGATCTGGGTATCAAATACTTCGACTCGATCGGCAAGAAGAACATTCTGTTCTCGCCGGTGGGCACCGATGCCTTCACCTTCAACCAGGCGGGCATCCCGGCCAGTGGCGTACTCACCGGACAGGACTGCTGCAAGCTGGATTCGGATGTCGCCCTGTTCGGCGGGACCACCGGCAACTTCGAGGGCAACGTGCCCGGCACCGACGGCGGCTGCGTGGACAACCCGTTCCGCTGGTGCGATAACTTCGACAATAACGATTTCGCTGTAATGGAGTTCATGTCAAGGGGTTTCGGCAACATGGTGATCAATATGGCCATGGCCGACCCGCTTCCGACCGCCGCACCGGCAGCCCCCGAAGCGGCGCCTAGGACGAGTTCACCCGCCACGGCAGGCAGCAGGACCGCCCCGACCAGCTGA
- a CDS encoding glycosyltransferase: MYGIRLAGAEPADIRGIATTPTGTERCGTSSLPDHLLPGIVVLNERYFPENELAAARVGATSFARSVLRCLRRAELFAGMILYRRDETSDEPVLETVYRSGITCIVLRFHFGMSERAVRAAIAEAADRLLAGYGWDGHGVLCYQTDVLLRFHPDELICCVTHHGPFVHDVVGTFSAQETGRAFGGATKALHLLEQQERGLARVRENANMYVLQHSFLQRSYLIDRGVDDRRIFALRPPISVPAAPAPMRSAELAAFVADAGLLLCTAVARLDHFKNVELLIDAGIRLCAKGIPIRILVAGGGDNEQSVRAELANRVPREYAEQFMAVPKLTKPELYSLFRQARRNGIFVCPSRYETLGITPLEAALSGVCTLIADSEKVEAARLFPSTYRFDPTVDGLAKAIERIHRNPRPPEAIGAQLRRAVAAEVSEENFRRDLLRAWGQFALDTRGSDD, translated from the coding sequence ATGTATGGCATCAGGCTGGCCGGAGCCGAACCGGCGGACATTCGGGGGATCGCCACCACACCGACCGGCACCGAGCGGTGTGGCACGTCGAGTCTGCCCGACCATTTATTGCCCGGCATCGTAGTTTTGAACGAGCGCTACTTCCCGGAGAACGAGTTGGCCGCCGCGCGGGTCGGCGCGACCTCGTTCGCCCGTTCGGTGCTGCGCTGCCTGCGGCGTGCCGAGCTGTTCGCCGGGATGATCCTGTACCGGCGCGACGAGACGTCCGACGAACCCGTGCTCGAGACGGTGTACCGGTCGGGCATCACCTGCATCGTGCTGAGGTTTCATTTCGGCATGAGTGAGCGCGCGGTGCGCGCCGCCATCGCCGAGGCCGCCGACCGGCTGCTCGCCGGCTACGGATGGGACGGCCACGGGGTGCTCTGCTACCAGACCGACGTGCTGCTCCGGTTCCATCCCGATGAGCTCATCTGCTGTGTCACCCACCACGGGCCGTTCGTGCACGACGTCGTCGGTACGTTCTCGGCGCAGGAGACCGGCCGCGCCTTCGGCGGGGCGACGAAGGCGCTGCATCTGCTCGAACAGCAGGAGCGCGGTCTGGCCAGGGTCCGGGAAAACGCGAATATGTATGTGCTGCAACACTCGTTCCTGCAGCGCTCGTATCTGATCGACCGGGGCGTCGACGACCGGCGCATCTTCGCCTTGCGGCCACCGATATCCGTTCCCGCCGCCCCGGCGCCCATGCGGTCGGCCGAACTGGCCGCGTTTGTCGCCGATGCCGGGCTGCTGCTCTGCACCGCGGTGGCCCGGTTGGACCACTTCAAGAATGTCGAGCTGCTCATCGATGCCGGTATCCGCCTCTGCGCCAAAGGAATACCGATCCGGATACTGGTGGCCGGCGGCGGAGACAACGAACAGTCCGTGCGCGCGGAATTGGCGAACCGGGTGCCGAGGGAGTACGCCGAGCAATTCATGGCGGTCCCCAAACTCACCAAACCCGAACTCTATTCGCTGTTCCGGCAGGCACGGCGCAACGGCATCTTCGTTTGCCCGTCCCGCTACGAGACCCTCGGCATAACTCCGTTGGAAGCCGCGCTGAGCGGTGTCTGCACATTGATCGCGGACTCCGAAAAAGTCGAGGCCGCACGGCTTTTCCCATCGACGTACCGCTTCGACCCCACGGTGGACGGCCTCGCGAAGGCGATCGAGCGCATCCACCGCAACCCCCGCCCGCCCGAAGCGATCGGCGCGCAACTGCGGCGGGCCGTCGCCGCGGAGGTCTCCGAGGAGAACTTCCGGCGCGATCTGCTGCGGGCGTGGGGTCAATTCGCCCTCGACACTCGGGGATCCGATGACTGA
- a CDS encoding RBBP9/YdeN family alpha/beta hydrolase codes for MHYLVVPGIDDSDADHWQSHWQAEWGTAATRIAPSSWTEPDLDDWLDALDRAVAAPETVVVAHSLGCLAVAEWLIRRRPGAAGVIGASLVAPPDSAGPNFPTAARSFASTTTAPLKFPGVVVSSIDDPYCAPAATAALAAGWRLDHIIAGSLGHINSASGLGIWQYGRNLFTAFTAGLGHR; via the coding sequence GTGCACTATCTGGTCGTTCCCGGCATCGATGACTCCGACGCCGATCACTGGCAGAGCCACTGGCAAGCCGAATGGGGTACGGCGGCAACGCGTATCGCGCCGTCGTCCTGGACCGAACCCGACCTCGACGACTGGCTCGACGCCCTCGATCGCGCCGTCGCAGCACCGGAGACGGTGGTGGTGGCCCACAGCCTCGGCTGCCTTGCGGTCGCCGAATGGTTGATCCGCCGACGCCCCGGCGCCGCGGGCGTGATCGGCGCGTCCCTCGTCGCGCCTCCCGACAGCGCGGGCCCGAACTTCCCAACGGCCGCACGGAGTTTCGCTTCGACCACCACCGCGCCACTGAAGTTTCCGGGTGTCGTGGTCTCGAGCATCGACGATCCCTACTGCGCGCCCGCCGCGACCGCCGCCTTGGCGGCCGGGTGGCGACTCGACCACATCATCGCGGGCAGCCTCGGACACATCAATTCCGCCAGCGGCCTTGGCATCTGGCAATACGGGCGCAACCTGTTCACCGCTTTCACGGCAGGGCTCGGCCACCGCTGA
- a CDS encoding ABC transporter ATP-binding protein, with translation MTMTTQQNPAIQVRGLEKSYKDLHVLRGVDFDVARGDIFALLGSNGAGKTTAVRILSTLLKSDAGTASVNGYDVAAQPASVRESISLTGQFAAVDEILSGRENLVLVAHLRRVANPGAVADDLLARFSLTDAATRKVSTYSGGMRRRLDIAMSLIGNPPVIFLDEPTTGLDPQARIEVWEAVKELAAQGTTVLLTTQYLDEAEQLADRIAILHEGRIIVNGTLAELKQLLPPARVEYIEKQPTLEDVFLALVGADTTSKDQ, from the coding sequence ATGACGATGACAACACAGCAAAATCCGGCGATCCAGGTGCGAGGTCTGGAGAAGTCGTACAAGGACCTGCACGTGCTGCGCGGCGTCGATTTCGACGTGGCGCGGGGGGACATCTTCGCCCTGCTCGGCTCCAACGGGGCGGGCAAGACCACGGCCGTGCGAATCCTGTCCACGCTGCTGAAATCCGACGCGGGGACGGCGAGCGTCAACGGCTACGACGTGGCCGCGCAACCGGCCAGTGTGCGTGAATCCATCAGCCTCACCGGGCAATTCGCCGCCGTCGACGAAATCCTCAGCGGGCGGGAGAATCTCGTGCTCGTCGCGCATCTGCGGCGCGTCGCGAATCCGGGGGCGGTCGCCGACGACCTGCTCGCGCGTTTTTCGCTGACCGACGCGGCCACCCGCAAGGTGTCGACATATTCCGGCGGTATGCGCCGCCGCCTCGATATCGCGATGAGCCTCATCGGGAATCCGCCGGTCATATTCCTCGACGAGCCGACGACCGGACTCGACCCCCAGGCCCGTATCGAGGTCTGGGAGGCAGTGAAAGAACTTGCCGCACAAGGCACCACGGTGTTGCTCACCACGCAATACCTGGACGAGGCCGAACAACTCGCGGACCGGATCGCGATCCTGCACGAGGGCCGGATCATCGTGAACGGCACCCTCGCCGAACTGAAGCAGCTGCTGCCACCGGCCAGGGTCGAATACATCGAGAAGCAACCAACTCTCGAAGACGTCTTTCTTGCCCTCGTCGGCGCCGACACCACGAGTAAGGATCAGTAA
- a CDS encoding dirigent protein — translation MYSKKASTRTVLTAAIGALVVGAGLSACGQANTAPNDRVEVLELAIENDQFAGPDQTPAVAKLGDLSAYSGWMLKDGRRVGQGGGSCQVVRIEGDKSTMQCVLTIKLEQGSLTMQALQTANESPLDMAITGGTGAYRDARGTARWWDVATPKERVRAEITHGR, via the coding sequence ATGTACTCGAAGAAGGCGTCGACAAGAACCGTCCTGACGGCGGCCATCGGGGCGTTGGTCGTCGGTGCCGGGCTCAGCGCCTGCGGTCAGGCGAACACGGCGCCGAATGATCGGGTCGAGGTTCTGGAACTCGCGATCGAGAACGACCAGTTCGCGGGTCCGGACCAGACTCCGGCAGTGGCGAAACTCGGTGATCTGAGCGCCTATTCGGGCTGGATGCTGAAGGACGGCCGTCGAGTCGGACAGGGCGGTGGCTCATGTCAGGTGGTCCGCATCGAGGGCGACAAGAGCACCATGCAATGCGTGCTCACGATAAAGCTCGAGCAGGGATCGTTGACGATGCAGGCGCTCCAGACGGCGAACGAGAGCCCGCTCGACATGGCCATCACCGGCGGCACCGGCGCTTACCGCGATGCGCGCGGCACCGCCCGATGGTGGGATGTCGCGACGCCGAAGGAGCGTGTCCGGGCCGAGATCACCCACGGTCGTTGA
- a CDS encoding CAP domain-containing protein, which translates to MSLSSLSLRSLSAAVALSAVAFCTVTAAPFAFAAPQSASAADEVISLTNAERAKAGCPALKTESHLTRAAQDHTEDMAANGYLDHNSSKGDPGDRISAAGYRAQGWAENIAEGQRSPAEVVDAWMNSAGHRANILNCDLQDIGVGYATSGDGTPYWTQDFGTPAGTSPGRPGNGNNPGNGNKPGNGNPSDGDNPGDGYPSDGDTYPGGDNDWGNWDTSDTGQIPWDPWHNGYDMPSEGQMDEYSMY; encoded by the coding sequence ATGAGCCTTTCATCCCTTTCACTGCGATCACTGTCCGCCGCCGTCGCGCTGTCGGCCGTCGCGTTCTGTACCGTCACGGCGGCGCCCTTCGCCTTCGCCGCGCCGCAGTCCGCGTCCGCCGCCGACGAGGTGATCAGCCTGACCAACGCCGAACGCGCCAAGGCCGGATGCCCCGCGTTGAAGACGGAAAGTCATCTCACCCGCGCCGCCCAAGACCACACCGAGGATATGGCGGCCAACGGATACCTCGATCACAACTCGTCGAAGGGCGATCCGGGTGACCGGATCAGCGCGGCGGGCTACCGCGCTCAGGGTTGGGCCGAGAACATCGCCGAAGGTCAGCGCAGCCCCGCCGAGGTGGTCGACGCGTGGATGAACAGCGCGGGGCATCGCGCCAACATCCTCAACTGCGACCTTCAGGACATCGGTGTCGGCTATGCCACGAGCGGCGACGGCACACCCTATTGGACCCAGGACTTCGGCACGCCCGCTGGGACGAGCCCGGGTCGGCCGGGTAACGGCAACAACCCTGGCAACGGCAACAAGCCTGGCAACGGCAATCCCAGCGACGGCGACAACCCCGGCGACGGATACCCCAGCGACGGTGACACTTATCCGGGCGGTGACAACGACTGGGGCAACTGGGATACCTCCGACACCGGCCAAATCCCTTGGGACCCATGGCACAACGGCTACGACATGCCGTCCGAAGGCCAGATGGACGAATACTCGATGTACTGA
- a CDS encoding ArsR/SmtB family transcription factor, with protein sequence MADHPAPRTITDVAVLRLLAHPLRRRIEEQLRGGPVTATTLAQALGESSGLTSYHLRQLAKHGFVEEVPELATGKERWWRAVPGDRRWPPYTEQTPEMREASAEMSRNNLAELVELYERFERQAPELGAWADAFLFSRATIRVDLARLREFFEEYIRLVQRYGADDAAEEPKTVLLRLFSFPEA encoded by the coding sequence GTGGCCGATCATCCCGCCCCCCGCACGATTACCGATGTCGCCGTGCTGCGGCTGCTCGCGCATCCACTGCGCCGTCGCATCGAGGAACAATTGCGCGGCGGGCCGGTCACCGCGACCACCCTTGCCCAAGCCCTCGGCGAAAGCAGTGGGCTCACCAGCTATCACCTGCGACAACTCGCCAAACACGGCTTCGTCGAAGAGGTTCCGGAGCTGGCCACCGGAAAGGAACGCTGGTGGCGCGCCGTGCCCGGCGACCGCCGCTGGCCGCCCTACACCGAGCAGACTCCCGAAATGCGGGAGGCCAGTGCGGAAATGAGCCGCAACAACCTCGCCGAACTCGTCGAACTCTATGAGCGATTCGAACGGCAAGCACCCGAGCTCGGGGCGTGGGCCGACGCATTTCTGTTCTCCCGCGCGACAATTCGCGTCGACCTGGCGCGATTGCGCGAATTCTTCGAGGAATACATCCGGCTCGTCCAGCGCTACGGCGCCGACGATGCCGCCGAGGAGCCGAAAACCGTGTTGCTGCGGCTGTTCAGCTTCCCCGAAGCCTGA
- a CDS encoding class I SAM-dependent methyltransferase: protein MSSIAGVQATELDGVQRTASPVLRAKALDNRLPDPILADTYAEQTMRRLDPDYDKRRFGTSQLGLAAVVRAKAHDDWARSYLADHPDAVVLHLGCGLDARVYRLDPPATVDWYDLDYPAMIELRQQFLPPREHYTLIGSSVTDLTWLDRIPRGRPVLMIAEGLVPYLTEADLRRLLTGIIDTFPTGQIQFDTVPVWAWRTSKWDPTLRKYHTQFHCGFDDPAALADWHPRLEFVDEAPMNDSPILMAKAPANARRIFHLLNLLPGMKRSSRIVRFRF from the coding sequence ATGAGTAGCATAGCCGGTGTGCAAGCTACCGAACTCGACGGAGTGCAGCGGACCGCCAGCCCCGTCCTCAGGGCCAAAGCACTGGACAACCGGCTGCCGGACCCGATCCTCGCCGACACCTATGCCGAACAGACGATGCGCCGCCTCGACCCGGACTACGACAAACGCAGATTCGGCACCAGCCAGCTCGGCCTGGCCGCCGTGGTGCGCGCCAAAGCCCACGACGATTGGGCCCGAAGCTATCTCGCCGATCATCCCGACGCGGTGGTGCTGCACCTCGGTTGCGGTCTTGACGCCCGGGTGTACCGGCTCGACCCGCCGGCCACCGTCGACTGGTACGACCTGGACTATCCAGCGATGATCGAACTGCGGCAACAATTCCTGCCGCCGCGCGAGCACTACACCCTGATCGGCTCCAGCGTCACCGACCTGACCTGGCTGGACCGTATCCCCCGCGGCAGGCCAGTGCTGATGATCGCCGAGGGACTGGTGCCCTACCTGACCGAGGCCGACCTGCGGCGGCTGCTGACCGGTATCATCGATACCTTCCCCACCGGGCAAATACAGTTCGACACGGTGCCGGTCTGGGCGTGGCGAACCTCGAAATGGGATCCGACCCTGCGCAAATACCACACCCAATTCCATTGCGGCTTCGACGATCCCGCCGCGCTGGCCGATTGGCACCCGCGGCTCGAATTCGTCGACGAGGCGCCGATGAACGACTCACCGATCCTGATGGCCAAGGCCCCCGCGAACGCCCGCCGCATCTTCCACCTGCTGAACCTGCTGCCCGGTATGAAGCGGTCCTCCCGCATCGTGCGGTTCCGGTTCTGA
- the tsaA gene encoding tRNA (N6-threonylcarbamoyladenosine(37)-N6)-methyltransferase TrmO yields MTTEFTVRPVGWVESSLTDRAAAPKQGDEGAPPARIRLCADIFEAAADLRPGAEVLVLTWLHQADRDVLTVRPRGDMSRPPTGVFATRSPARPNPIGLHRVTITGIDGMFLSVDALEAVDGTPVIDLKPVLVGADER; encoded by the coding sequence GTGACAACGGAATTCACGGTGCGTCCGGTCGGCTGGGTGGAATCGTCGCTCACCGACCGGGCGGCGGCGCCCAAGCAGGGTGACGAAGGCGCGCCGCCTGCGCGAATCAGATTGTGCGCGGACATCTTCGAGGCCGCGGCCGACCTGCGGCCCGGTGCGGAGGTGCTGGTGCTGACCTGGCTGCACCAGGCGGATCGCGATGTTCTGACGGTGCGTCCGCGCGGGGATATGTCGCGGCCACCGACCGGCGTCTTCGCCACCCGGTCCCCGGCGCGGCCGAATCCGATTGGGCTGCACCGGGTGACGATCACCGGCATCGACGGAATGTTCCTCTCGGTCGACGCGCTGGAGGCCGTCGACGGCACGCCCGTCATCGATCTGAAGCCCGTGCTCGTCGGGGCCGACGAGCGATGA
- a CDS encoding Lrp/AsnC family transcriptional regulator: protein MTTRTTVSLDPTDRAILRLLQTEARLGVTEIGRRVNLSQPAVSARIKRLEQSGVITGYRAVVDPVALGLNLHAVIRLRTTHAHLAAVLAHFEEVPEITTVYRLTGEDCFLIDVFAESSERIEQIVDAIARFGPVTTSLVLRTYETKPVAPR from the coding sequence ATGACCACACGGACAACGGTTTCATTGGATCCCACCGACCGGGCGATCCTTCGGTTGTTGCAAACCGAGGCCCGCCTCGGCGTCACCGAGATCGGCCGCCGGGTCAATCTGTCCCAACCGGCGGTATCGGCGCGGATCAAACGCCTCGAACAATCGGGCGTCATCACCGGCTACCGTGCCGTGGTCGATCCGGTGGCGCTCGGCCTGAATCTGCATGCCGTCATCCGGTTGCGCACCACCCATGCCCACCTCGCCGCCGTCCTCGCGCATTTCGAGGAGGTCCCCGAGATCACCACCGTCTACCGGCTGACGGGGGAGGACTGTTTTTTGATCGATGTGTTCGCCGAAAGCTCCGAACGCATCGAACAGATCGTCGACGCAATCGCCCGATTCGGTCCCGTCACAACATCTCTGGTCCTGCGAACCTACGAAACCAAACCCGTCGCACCCCGCTAG
- a CDS encoding ABC transporter permease: MTARFLGDTGYLLGRSLRHILRSPDTIITTAITPVAMMLLFVYVFGGAIKSGSDKYVNYLLPGILLITIASGISYTAYRLFLDMKNGIVERFQSMPIARSSILWAHVLTSLVSNAISLVVVVLVALLMGFRSGAGLLAWFAIAGILLLFTLALTWLAVIPGLTAKTTDGAGGFSYPLIFLPFISSAFVPTDSMPGPVRAFAEHQPATSIVNAIRDLFAEQPVGNDIWVALGWCVGILLVAYYFSMVVYRRKVS, encoded by the coding sequence ATGACAGCACGTTTTCTCGGCGACACCGGCTACCTGCTCGGCCGGTCGCTGCGCCATATCCTGCGCAGCCCCGACACCATCATTACGACCGCGATCACGCCGGTCGCGATGATGCTGCTGTTCGTCTACGTTTTCGGCGGCGCGATCAAGTCGGGGTCGGATAAGTATGTGAACTACCTATTGCCCGGCATTCTGCTCATCACCATTGCTTCGGGCATTTCCTACACCGCATACCGGCTCTTCCTGGATATGAAGAACGGCATCGTCGAACGATTCCAGTCCATGCCGATCGCCCGCTCGTCCATCCTGTGGGCGCATGTGCTGACGTCGTTGGTGTCCAATGCGATCTCCCTCGTCGTCGTCGTACTCGTCGCCCTGCTCATGGGTTTCCGCTCCGGCGCGGGCCTATTGGCCTGGTTCGCGATCGCCGGGATTCTGCTCCTGTTCACCCTGGCATTGACCTGGCTCGCCGTCATCCCCGGCCTCACCGCGAAAACCACCGACGGCGCGGGCGGATTCTCCTACCCGCTCATCTTCCTGCCGTTCATCAGCTCGGCATTCGTGCCGACCGACAGCATGCCCGGGCCGGTGCGCGCCTTCGCCGAACACCAGCCGGCCACCTCGATCGTCAACGCCATCCGGGATCTGTTCGCGGAGCAGCCGGTCGGCAACGACATCTGGGTCGCCCTCGGCTGGTGCGTCGGCATTCTTCTTGTCGCGTACTACTTCTCGATGGTCGTCTACCGCCGCAAGGTCTCCTGA
- a CDS encoding GbsR/MarR family transcriptional regulator yields MTRADQSAIAAFRERFAQIMVESGTPRMAARVYAALMVDDSGKLSAAELADQLGVGASAISGAIKYLVQVRLVERGREPGSRRDFCRIHEHTWSHFISQSDPILAQVQTNAEQGAALLGPDSPAGRRLDETRRFFEFLREEIEQTMAKWQRLQAIDRESR; encoded by the coding sequence GTGACGCGAGCGGACCAGAGTGCGATCGCTGCCTTTCGGGAACGGTTCGCACAGATCATGGTGGAATCCGGTACGCCACGGATGGCCGCGCGCGTATACGCCGCGTTGATGGTCGACGACTCCGGCAAGCTGTCGGCCGCCGAACTCGCCGACCAACTCGGCGTGGGTGCGTCGGCCATCTCCGGAGCGATCAAATATCTGGTGCAGGTGCGGCTGGTCGAACGCGGCCGCGAACCCGGCAGCCGACGCGACTTCTGCCGGATCCACGAGCACACCTGGAGCCACTTCATCAGCCAATCCGATCCGATCCTGGCGCAGGTGCAGACAAACGCCGAACAAGGCGCGGCACTCCTGGGTCCCGACTCCCCCGCCGGACGCCGCCTGGACGAGACCCGTCGGTTTTTCGAATTCCTGCGCGAGGAAATCGAACAAACGATGGCCAAATGGCAGCGGCTACAGGCGATCGACCGCGAATCCCGTTGA